The following proteins come from a genomic window of Amphiura filiformis chromosome 16, Afil_fr2py, whole genome shotgun sequence:
- the LOC140172489 gene encoding uncharacterized protein, producing the protein MHYGKDREVHSYSMKDGDNRRPLRKLEEEKDLGVLFDSSLTFRKHVGAVTNKANRIVGVMKRTFEYMDIPMFKTLYKTMIRPHLEYANCVWSPFLKGDINKLEKVQRRATKLIPEIRDQPYEARLKRLKLISIQKTQRRPHPSISHYEWSDRHPTP; encoded by the coding sequence ATGCATTATGGCAAGGACAGAGAAGTCCATAGTTATTCCATGAAAGATGGGGATAATAGAAGACCACTGAGAAAGCTGGAGGAAGAAAAGGATCTGGGAGTCCTGTTTGACAGTTCGCTTACCTTCAGAAAGCATGTAGGAGCAGTCACAAATAAAGCAAATCGTATTGTGGGAGTGATGAAGAGAACCTTTGAGTATATGGATATTCCAATGTTCAAAACCCTATACAAGACCATGATTAGACCACATCTGGAATATGCAAATTGTGTATGGAGTCCATTTCTGAAAGGCGATATTAATAAACTGGAGAAGGTTCAGCGCAGAGCAACTAAGTTGATTCCCGAGATCAGAGATCAGCCATACGAAGCACGTCTAAAAAGGCTAAAACTCATTAGCATTCAGAAGACTCAGAGGAGACCTCATCCAAGTATATCGCATTATGAGTGGTCTGACAGACATCCAACCCCATAA